From Chryseobacterium salivictor, a single genomic window includes:
- a CDS encoding DUF808 domain-containing protein, translated as MASGFFAVLDDIAALMDDVAAASKVATKQTAGILGDDLAVNAEKATGFLSSREIPVLWAITKGSFINKLIIIPIAFLLQVIFPPAIKIILILGGLYLAYEGVEKIIEYFFHKKDKHEELAAETENGENAEKIKVKSAITTDFILSLEIVIIALGSVLEKSLPIQILTVSVVAFLATVGVYGIVALIVRMDDAGYKLIRKSNNKGFLTFFGNLLVKALPLIIKALSIIGTIALLLVSGGIFDHNIEWVHQFLPHFTEMVKHLLYGIIAGLLVFFIISGIKKGISLIQKQ; from the coding sequence ATGGCTTCAGGATTTTTCGCAGTATTGGATGATATTGCTGCCTTAATGGATGATGTTGCAGCAGCTTCGAAAGTTGCGACCAAACAAACCGCCGGTATCCTTGGTGATGATCTGGCCGTGAATGCGGAAAAAGCCACCGGGTTTTTATCCTCCCGCGAAATCCCTGTTCTTTGGGCGATTACGAAAGGTTCATTTATTAATAAATTAATCATTATCCCGATTGCCTTTTTACTACAGGTTATTTTTCCGCCGGCGATTAAGATTATTTTGATATTGGGTGGACTTTATCTGGCCTACGAAGGGGTGGAGAAAATCATCGAATATTTCTTTCATAAAAAAGATAAACACGAAGAACTTGCCGCAGAAACTGAAAATGGTGAAAATGCAGAAAAAATAAAAGTTAAATCAGCCATCACCACCGATTTTATTCTGTCTTTGGAAATCGTGATTATCGCTTTAGGATCGGTACTTGAAAAGAGTTTACCGATACAGATTCTCACCGTTTCTGTGGTCGCATTTTTAGCAACGGTTGGGGTTTACGGAATTGTCGCCTTAATTGTGAGGATGGATGATGCGGGCTATAAACTCATCCGCAAATCAAACAACAAAGGCTTTCTTACTTTCTTTGGAAACCTTTTGGTAAAAGCACTTCCCCTTATTATCAAAGCATTATCAATTATCGGCACCATCGCTTTATTATTGGTTTCAGGCGGAATTTTTGATCATAACATTGAGTGGGTTCATCAGTTTTTGCCTCACTTTACAGAGATGGTGAAACATTTACTTTATGGAATTATTGCAGGTTTATTAG
- the purM gene encoding phosphoribosylformylglycinamidine cyclo-ligase, with product MSNTYKSAGVDKEEGYKTVDKIKTAVAETHNKNVLNNLGSFGAFYEIAGYKNPVLVSGTDGVGTKLKVALDSKKYDSIGVDCFAMCANDIICHGAKPLFFLDYLACGKLDADIAAEIVMGMVKACKDNNCALIGGETAEMPGMYKPGDYDVAGFCVGIVEKDQIIDGSKIKAGCKIIALPSSGFHSNGFSLVRKVFTDFNEEFEGKPLYETLLVPTRLYYQPIHQILEEIALCGIAHITGGGIIENIPRIIPENLCATIDTSKIKIPSVMLELEKRGNIDRLEMYGTFNMGVGMVVVVDEKHADKVLNLIDDAYEIGEITEGLEKIQLI from the coding sequence ATGAGCAATACCTATAAATCCGCTGGCGTGGATAAAGAAGAAGGTTACAAAACCGTTGATAAAATCAAAACGGCCGTTGCAGAAACGCACAACAAAAATGTTTTGAATAATCTCGGAAGTTTCGGTGCTTTTTATGAAATCGCAGGCTATAAAAACCCTGTTCTCGTAAGCGGAACCGATGGAGTAGGAACCAAACTGAAAGTGGCGTTAGATTCTAAAAAATACGATTCTATCGGCGTCGATTGCTTTGCAATGTGTGCGAATGATATTATTTGTCACGGTGCCAAACCATTATTTTTCCTCGATTATTTAGCCTGCGGAAAACTGGATGCAGATATTGCTGCCGAAATTGTAATGGGAATGGTGAAAGCTTGTAAAGACAATAACTGCGCACTGATCGGTGGAGAAACTGCCGAAATGCCGGGAATGTATAAACCGGGCGATTATGATGTCGCTGGATTCTGCGTTGGGATCGTAGAAAAAGATCAGATCATCGATGGTTCGAAAATTAAAGCGGGCTGCAAAATTATCGCTTTACCAAGTTCGGGATTTCACTCGAATGGTTTTTCACTGGTAAGAAAAGTATTTACGGATTTTAACGAAGAGTTTGAAGGAAAACCTTTGTATGAAACACTTCTTGTCCCGACAAGATTATATTACCAACCGATTCATCAGATTTTAGAAGAAATTGCGCTGTGCGGAATTGCCCATATTACCGGCGGCGGAATTATCGAAAATATTCCGAGAATAATTCCGGAAAATTTGTGTGCTACAATTGATACTTCAAAGATTAAAATCCCGTCCGTGATGCTAGAACTGGAAAAACGCGGAAACATCGACCGTCTGGAAATGTACGGAACCTTCAATATGGGAGTCGGCATGGTTGTGGTTGTTGATGAAAAGCATGCAGATAAAGTTTTGAATCTTATTGATGATGCTTACGAAATCGGTGAAATCACGGAAGGTTTGGAGAAAATACAGTTAATTTAA